From a single Herbiconiux sp. SALV-R1 genomic region:
- a CDS encoding DUF5684 domain-containing protein, with protein sequence MLASVLADNDSFVWNYGYQLDPITGVFSLAVAVLTIAGQWAVFNKAGLHGWAAIVPFYNLWTLCKTAGRPGWWFIWLILPIANIIVGIIIAVEVARRFGRGGAFGFFLLFWPLPFIGYPILGFGSAQYQGAPYQGEGAGQVRI encoded by the coding sequence ATGCTCGCATCCGTGCTCGCCGATAACGACAGCTTCGTCTGGAACTACGGTTACCAGCTCGACCCGATCACGGGGGTGTTCAGCCTCGCCGTCGCGGTGCTCACCATCGCGGGCCAGTGGGCGGTGTTCAACAAGGCCGGCCTCCACGGCTGGGCCGCGATCGTCCCGTTCTACAACCTCTGGACGCTGTGCAAGACCGCCGGCCGCCCCGGCTGGTGGTTCATCTGGCTGATCCTCCCCATCGCCAACATCATCGTCGGCATCATCATCGCCGTCGAGGTGGCTCGCAGGTTCGGCCGCGGCGGGGCGTTCGGCTTCTTCCTGCTGTTCTGGCCGCTGCCGTTCATCGGCTACCCCATCCTCGGCTTCGGCAGCGCGCAGTACCAAGGCGCCCCGTACCAGGGCGAGGGTGCGGGCCAGGTGCGCATCTGA